The following is a genomic window from Nevskiales bacterium.
TTCCAAGACCACTACCGTGCTGCTGTCGAAGGATACGGTGCTGAAGCAGCGCGATGCGCACCCGGAAATCAGCGCTGAGGAATACATCCAGGCACAGGAAGCGATCAACCGGGGCCGCAGGATCCAGGACTCGCCCAACACGATCGTCTTCCTGCTGAACGAGCCAGGCGGGCATGTGACGGTGGTGAAATCCACGCGCAGCGGCAACACGCTTTTCATGACCAGCTTCCGCCGGCTGTCCGGCGATCCGGGCAAGCTGGATCGCGAGCTGCGCCGTCTGCTGGCCGGCGACGACTGAAAAAGCAAAGCCCCCTTTCGGGGGCCTGCACCCGGCGACCGAGGTCACGCGGGGAAGTCGTAAAGAGGCAGGCGGTGGGGCCTCCCACCCGCTGGAAGCGGAAACCCCACATGGCGCTCCGCAGGTTGCCCTGCGTGCTACGGCCGGGAGAATTTCACCGTGTCACGCCTGCCTGTGGTTATTATAGCAGCTAGTCCAAGCTCACCTGTCGAGCCAGAAAATGCTCGATGATTCCGGTGCTGAGCAAGTAGTCTGCAGTGATCGTATCCGACAAACTTAACGATATGGGCCAAAACAGCAAAATTGAATGGACACATCATACCTTCAACCCTTGGTGGGGTTGCGTGAAGGTATCGCCAGCGTGCAAGCACTGTTACGCGGAGACATGGGCACAACGCCTTGGGCTTGAACTATGGGGGGGCGACGATACACAGCGTAGATTTTTCTCCGATCACCATTGGCGCGAACCTTTGCGCTGGGAAGCCGAAGCGCGCCGCGCCGGCGAACGGCGCCGGGTTTTTTGCGCATCAATGGCGGACGTGTTTGAGGACCGAGCGGATCTCATTGATCAGAGAGCGAGGCTATGGCCACTGATCGAGCAGACGCCATCACTGGACTGGTTGCTACTTACAAAGCGCCCCGAGAACGTGCGCGCCTCGGTACCTTGGGGCAAAGCTTGGCCGCGCAACCTATGGCTCGGCACGACGGTTGAGGACATGAAGTACGCACAGATGCGGATCCCATTGATCGTCGATATGCCCGCCGCTGTGCGCTTTGTATCGTGCGAGCCTTTGCTCGGCGTATTGAAACTGAAACGTTGGTTACGGCCGCCCGGCAAGCCACGCGGTATCAACTGGGTGATTGCTGGCGGTGAAAGTGGACATCACTCAAGACCGATGAATCCGCTATGGGTGGAAGGCTTGCGAGACCAGTGTCTGGCCGCTGGTGTGCCGTTCCACTTTAAGCAGTGGGGTCATTGGGGTCCGGCATCGCCAGCCGATCGGCGTGCCGTGATGAGTGTTGAAATGCCAGGTCGCAACGGTCGGCCAGTGCGGCTGTTTAAACTCGGCAAAAATGTGACCGGTCGAATGCTGAACGGACGTACCTGGGACGGGGTGCCTACTCTGGTAGAGTCTTAGGATGCGACGAATACCGGGACGCGACACGCAAACGCGAGATCTTTTCCCGGATCTGCTCGACTCAGAGCAGGTGCGCAAGCAGCTGACTGTGCGTCAGCTGCGGCATCCAGTATGGTCCCATCAGAAGGCGCGTCTCATTGAGTTATACCTTCATTATTTCGTGCTAGTGACCAAGCACGGCACTTACATCGATGGCTTCGCTGGTCCGCAGGCTCCAGACCACCCGGAATCTTGGGCAGCGAAGCGAGTGCTGGAATGCGAGCCAAGGTGGCTCCGCAATTTCTTCTTCTGTGAATTGGATCCCGACGGCGCTGTAGCACTTCAACAACTTGTCGATTCTCAACTTCCGCGACGCAAGAAGGAGCCTAAGCGCCAATGGAAGGTGCTGGTGGGCGACTTCAATACGAAGGTCGATGAGATTCTCGCAAGTGGTGTTATCGATGAAAAGCAAGCGACCTTTGCTTTACTAGATCAACGGACGTTCGAGTGCCATTGGAGCACGGTTTCAAAGCTCGCCAGACACAAGACGGGCGACCTGAAAATAGAACTTTTTTACTTTCTGGCGGTGAAATGGCTGCACCGCGCACTGGCCGGCACCACGGTGAATGACACCGCCATCGTGAATTGGTGGGGTGATGACAGCTGGGGCGAGCTGAAAAAGCTAAGTCAAGTGCAGGTGAGAGACCTGGTCAGTCAACGGATGGTATCTGACCTCGGGTACCGATCCGCCTTCGCCTGGCCAATCTATGAGGTGGAGGACGGCGTCGGCTCAATCATGTACTACATGATCCATGCCACGGATCACCCGGATGCGCCGGGTCTCATGTGGCGCGCGTTCAATCAAGCAACCCAGCCGCTCGATCAGCCGGTACAAGGTGACATGTTTCCATTTCACGCCGCCGCCCACGACTGACAGGCCGCCTGAGAGGCGCTACAAGCCCGCCAGGGCGTTCAGGGCAGCCAGGGTGCACCCCCGACCCATTTAAACGTTTCTGGAGGGAATTAAACGGGGTTTTCGGCCCCTGAAAGCCCGCCCGGCAGACCCAAACCGGCCCAAAGCGCCCGGCAGGCCCGGTTTGCCCCATTGCCAAGCCCTCCGGCCGCCCGCAAGATAGGGCCGACCCCCCGATAGCAGCCTGCTGAAGTCCTTCAGCATTATCCGGCTGCGCACGCCCCCCTACAGTCGGCAGCGTATGCAGCTGCCCGCCGCCATTTCCACTGCCCTGTGCTCAGCCGAGCCGGCGCCAGCTGCCGCCCTTTGCTCGATGCTGCCGCCGCCCGCCCAGGGCGCGGTCCCCACCTTCGTCCAGGTGATCCCGCCGCCAGGCGCTGACGGCATCGTGCGTGGTGCCGACGGCCGCAGCTGGCGGATGCCGGACCCGGCCAAGGTGGCAGCGAACTTCGACAAGCCCATCCCGATCGACATCAACCATGCCCAGGAGCTGGTCGCGCCGAAAGGCGGCGATGCGCCGGCGACCGGCTGGATCGAGGAGCTGATCGCGCAGAACGGCGGCGTGTGGGCGAAGGTGCGCTGGACGGAGAAAGGCGCCGAGCTGGTGAAGTCGCTGGCCTACCGTTACCTGTCCCCGGTGTTCACGTACCTCAAGGGCACCGGCGAGATCGTGCGCATCACCAGCGCTGCCCTGGTCAACCAACCCAACTTCAACCTGGCGCTCAACAGCGCACATCCCTCACAGGAGACCGAAGACATGAACCCGATCCTGAAAGCCCTGCTGCAGATGCTCAACCTGAAGGATGACGCCACGGAAGAGCAGGCGGTCAACGCGCTGAAGTCGCTGCAGAGCGAGCTGGCCACCGCCCGCAACTCCGCCGAGCACCCGAGCCTGGACAAGTTTGTGCCGCGTGCCGACTACAACCAGGCGGTCGAGCGCGCGACCAACGCCGAGCAGCAGCTGCAGACCATGAAGGATGCGCAGCGCGACGCCGAGATCGAAACCGTCGTGGGCGACGCGCTCAAGGCCGGCAAGATCACGCCGGCGACCAAGGACTACTACACCGCCATGTGCCGCAAGGAGGGCGGGCTCGAGGAGTTCAAGAAGTTCGTCGCCGCCGCGCCGGTGATCGGCAGCGATACCGACCTCGACCGCAAGCGCGAGGACAAGGCCAAGGCGCTGAATGGCGCAGCCGCCGATATCGCGGCTGCCTTCGGGAACTCGCCCGAGGATCTGCACAAGTACGCGGCCTAGCCGCGGACGGGCTTTCAGGATCGGCCAAACGCCTTATCCGATCTCACTTTACATAGGAGTCTGGACTCATGCCCCCTCTGACCGCTGAACGCAACACCGCGATGCAGGACGCCGAGGTGATCTCGGTTCCGATGTCCGCCAGCAAGATCCTCGCCGGCGGCATCGTCTGCGCGAACGCCACCGGCTACGCCACCAAGGGCGCCACCGCCACCACGCTGACCTACCTCGGCCGCGCCGAGGAGACCGTGGACAACAGCGCCGGCAACCCCGGCGACAAGTCCATCCGCGTGCGCCGCGGCCGTGCGTTCAAGTGGAAGAACTCAGGCAGCGACCCAGTGACCCAGGCCTCCCTGGGCAAGGTCTGCTACATCGTCGACGACGAGACCGTCTCCGCCACCAACGCCGGCGGCAACACCCAGTCGGCGGCCGGCATCGTGGTCGGCGTCGAATCCGACGGCGTCTGGGTCGAGTAACAGGGCGCCCACGCACCCACCCATCACACATCGCACTAGGAGCCACCATGCGACTCTCGAAACTGTTCACCTTCCTGGCAGTCGCCGTGTTCACGGCCGCCTGCTTCCTGCTCGCCGTGCCCACCGCGCCCGCCATGCCGGTGACTCTGGCGAGTGCCGCGTCCCTGCACGATCTCGGCCTGCTCAGCTTCGGCTTCGCCGGCCTGGTGATCAACAAGGCCAACCTCGAAGAGATCTTCCGGAACATCAAGACTTCGTTCCACAAGGCCTTCGACGCCGCGCCCAGCCAGTGGGAGAAGATCGCGATGCTGGTGCCTTCGACCAGCAGCGAGAACAACTACAAGTGGCTGAGCAACTTCCCCAAGATGCGGCGCTGGGTTGGTGCGAAGTTCGTGAAGTCGCTGGAGGCCTTCAAGTACACGATCGTCAACGACGACTGGGAAGCCACCATCGAGATCGACCGTAACGATATCGAGGACGATAACCTCGGCATCATCGGCCCGCAGGCCGCCTCGGCCGGCTTCTCGGCCAAGCAGCTGCCCGATGAGATCGTCGGCGAGCTGGTCAACGGCGCGTTCGCCAATCCGTGCTTCGACGGGCAGTTCTTCTGCGACACCGACCATCCGGTGGCCGGCGCCAGTGTCAGCAACAAGCTGACGGCGGCCCTGTCGATCACCACGCTCG
Proteins encoded in this region:
- a CDS encoding phage protease; this translates as MLPPPAQGAVPTFVQVIPPPGADGIVRGADGRSWRMPDPAKVAANFDKPIPIDINHAQELVAPKGGDAPATGWIEELIAQNGGVWAKVRWTEKGAELVKSLAYRYLSPVFTYLKGTGEIVRITSAALVNQPNFNLALNSAHPSQETEDMNPILKALLQMLNLKDDATEEQAVNALKSLQSELATARNSAEHPSLDKFVPRADYNQAVERATNAEQQLQTMKDAQRDAEIETVVGDALKAGKITPATKDYYTAMCRKEGGLEEFKKFVAAAPVIGSDTDLDRKREDKAKALNGAAADIAAAFGNSPEDLHKYAA
- the tcmP gene encoding three-Cys-motif partner protein TcmP encodes the protein MRRIPGRDTQTRDLFPDLLDSEQVRKQLTVRQLRHPVWSHQKARLIELYLHYFVLVTKHGTYIDGFAGPQAPDHPESWAAKRVLECEPRWLRNFFFCELDPDGAVALQQLVDSQLPRRKKEPKRQWKVLVGDFNTKVDEILASGVIDEKQATFALLDQRTFECHWSTVSKLARHKTGDLKIELFYFLAVKWLHRALAGTTVNDTAIVNWWGDDSWGELKKLSQVQVRDLVSQRMVSDLGYRSAFAWPIYEVEDGVGSIMYYMIHATDHPDAPGLMWRAFNQATQPLDQPVQGDMFPFHAAAHD
- a CDS encoding Mu-like prophage major head subunit gpT family protein, with the protein product MRLSKLFTFLAVAVFTAACFLLAVPTAPAMPVTLASAASLHDLGLLSFGFAGLVINKANLEEIFRNIKTSFHKAFDAAPSQWEKIAMLVPSTSSENNYKWLSNFPKMRRWVGAKFVKSLEAFKYTIVNDDWEATIEIDRNDIEDDNLGIIGPQAASAGFSAKQLPDEIVGELVNGAFANPCFDGQFFCDTDHPVAGASVSNKLTAALSITTLAAAQASLGAARTAMRLFKDDEGRPLGATPNVLMVGPALEDTARALLTNDRLEDGKPNPYKNSMELVVNPWITSQTAWFVLDTTKAIKPFIYQERKKPVLVSMVDPNSPTVFNLRKFLYSAEARAAGGYGFWQLCVGSTGAG
- a CDS encoding phage Gp37/Gp68 family protein, with product MIVSDKLNDMGQNSKIEWTHHTFNPWWGCVKVSPACKHCYAETWAQRLGLELWGGDDTQRRFFSDHHWREPLRWEAEARRAGERRRVFCASMADVFEDRADLIDQRARLWPLIEQTPSLDWLLLTKRPENVRASVPWGKAWPRNLWLGTTVEDMKYAQMRIPLIVDMPAAVRFVSCEPLLGVLKLKRWLRPPGKPRGINWVIAGGESGHHSRPMNPLWVEGLRDQCLAAGVPFHFKQWGHWGPASPADRRAVMSVEMPGRNGRPVRLFKLGKNVTGRMLNGRTWDGVPTLVES